One genomic region from Nostoc sphaeroides encodes:
- a CDS encoding NAD-dependent epimerase/dehydratase family protein: MKILVTGTEGYLGSLLPPLLIERGHEVIGLDTGFYKVGWLYNANGVTPKTLNKDIRNITPDDLEGVEAIVHMAELSNDPAGQLAPNITYEINHVGSVRLASLAKAMGVRRFVYMSSCSVYGVATAGDVTEKSPINPQTAYAECKTLVERDVAPLADDDFSPTFMRNATAFGASPRMRFDIVLNNLAGLAWTSKQIKMTSDGTPWRPLVHALDICKAIVCTLEAPRDIVHNQIFNVGDTANNYRVKEIAEIIADIFPDCKLSFGDNGSDNRSYRVSFEKINTILPGFKCDWNARLGAQQLFDLFSQIHMAEDTFLFRGFTRLKQLEYLIRTEQIDKDFFWNKK; this comes from the coding sequence ATGAAAATATTAGTAACTGGAACAGAAGGCTATCTTGGTTCGTTATTACCCCCTCTGTTAATTGAACGGGGACATGAAGTTATCGGTCTAGATACTGGTTTCTATAAAGTTGGTTGGCTGTATAACGCTAATGGAGTGACACCCAAAACCCTCAACAAAGATATCCGCAACATCACCCCTGATGATTTGGAAGGTGTTGAAGCCATAGTTCACATGGCAGAACTCTCCAACGACCCAGCCGGACAATTAGCGCCTAATATTACCTACGAAATTAATCATGTAGGTTCAGTTCGTCTAGCTAGCCTAGCTAAGGCTATGGGTGTGCGCCGTTTTGTATATATGTCTTCGTGCAGCGTCTACGGTGTTGCTACCGCAGGTGATGTCACCGAAAAATCCCCAATTAATCCCCAAACAGCCTACGCAGAATGCAAAACTCTTGTAGAAAGAGATGTTGCACCACTCGCAGATGATGACTTCTCTCCCACCTTTATGCGGAATGCAACTGCCTTTGGTGCTTCCCCCAGAATGCGCTTTGATATTGTTTTAAACAACTTAGCAGGGTTGGCATGGACTAGCAAACAAATCAAAATGACCAGTGATGGTACACCCTGGCGGCCATTAGTCCACGCACTGGATATTTGCAAAGCAATAGTCTGCACTTTGGAAGCACCACGGGACATTGTACATAACCAAATCTTCAATGTGGGAGATACAGCAAACAACTATCGCGTTAAAGAAATCGCGGAAATTATTGCTGATATTTTCCCAGATTGTAAATTGTCCTTTGGTGACAATGGTTCAGATAATCGCAGCTATCGCGTATCTTTCGAGAAAATCAACACAATCCTACCTGGATTTAAGTGTGATTGGAATGCCCGACTTGGTGCCCAGCAGTTATTTGATTTATTCAGTCAAATACACATGGCTGAAGATACTTTCTTGTTTAGAGGATTTACTCGCTTAAAACAACTAGAGTATCTGATTCGTACCGAGCAAATTGACAAAGATTTTTTCTGGAATAAAAAGTAG
- a CDS encoding phytanoyl-CoA dioxygenase produces MFSVIKRKIATLSFDFEYYIARWKHSRNLPALEGSDRQILKTLKKDGVYVTTLADLGLNSSSELLRAAYHQLSQMENPNNDHLDEKLPQISTVTGLPEFYAWGIEKRLLNIIENYIGLPVAFHGVHLRKDFNNKHQFGTLLWHSDAEDRRIIKIIIYLNDVEEKTGPFEYIPRSLTSLFSWNYFQLYYKLWKSGYMGIDDEQVKPVIPKSAWKSCPGPAGTVILVDTKNTLHHGTVRTEDRSTLFLCYTANPPERPDLCTQYWDDTYPRAELRSASDAVKVST; encoded by the coding sequence ATGTTTAGCGTAATTAAACGCAAAATAGCTACATTGTCTTTTGACTTTGAATATTACATAGCCCGTTGGAAGCATAGCAGAAATTTGCCAGCATTAGAAGGAAGCGATCGCCAAATTCTTAAAACTCTCAAAAAAGATGGCGTTTACGTCACAACACTGGCAGATTTAGGGTTAAACTCTAGCTCAGAACTGCTCAGAGCTGCTTACCATCAATTGTCTCAGATGGAAAATCCCAACAACGACCATCTAGACGAAAAGTTACCGCAAATTTCTACAGTTACAGGTTTACCAGAATTTTATGCTTGGGGAATCGAGAAAAGGCTTCTTAACATCATCGAAAATTATATTGGTCTTCCTGTTGCTTTTCATGGTGTACATTTACGCAAAGATTTCAATAACAAACATCAGTTTGGGACGCTATTATGGCATAGCGATGCAGAAGACCGTCGAATTATCAAAATCATTATTTACTTGAATGATGTAGAAGAAAAAACTGGGCCTTTTGAATACATCCCCCGCTCTTTAACTTCCTTATTTAGTTGGAATTATTTTCAACTTTACTACAAACTTTGGAAGTCAGGTTATATGGGTATCGACGATGAACAAGTAAAACCAGTCATCCCCAAATCAGCTTGGAAATCCTGCCCAGGCCCAGCAGGTACTGTCATTCTTGTAGATACGAAAAATACTTTGCATCACGGCACAGTCCGCACAGAAGACCGGTCAACACTATTCTTGTGTTACACCGCCAATCCTCCTGAAAGACCAGACCTCTGCACCCAATATTGGGATGATACTTATCCCAGAGCAGAATTACGTTCTGCATCAGATGCAGTTAAAGTTTCGACTTAA
- a CDS encoding class I SAM-dependent methyltransferase, producing the protein MAIAKCRFSGQPLHQTFIDLGMSPLANAYLTAEQLNHAEKFYPLHAYVSEDTLLVQLEQFETPDHIFSDYAYFSSYSVSWLKHAKAYTEMMVEKFGFNHHNQVIEIASNDGYLLQYFLEKGIPVLGIEPAANIAKVAEDRGIPSINKFFGVETAKELLIQGKLADLLIGNNVLAHVPDLNDFIAGMKLILKPNGILTMEFPHILQLIQQNQFDTIYHEHFSYFSFLTIEKIFAAHNLQLFDVEELSTHGGSLRIYAKHDYAVHLSISQRVRDLKAKEIAAGLHRIETYITFGEKVKETKHKLLNFLLTAKAEGKSIVGYGAPAKGNTLLNYCGIGKDFIDYTVDCNPYKQDLFLPGTHIPIFHPDKIRETKPDYLLILPWNLKEEIMEQMAFIGEWGGEFVVPIPEVKIYPSPIRDKVLIVL; encoded by the coding sequence ATGGCGATCGCAAAATGTCGTTTCAGTGGTCAACCCCTGCACCAAACCTTTATTGATCTAGGAATGTCGCCTTTAGCAAATGCTTATTTGACAGCAGAACAGCTAAATCATGCAGAGAAATTTTATCCTCTCCATGCTTATGTTTCTGAAGACACTCTTTTAGTTCAATTAGAACAGTTTGAAACACCAGATCACATTTTTAGCGATTATGCTTATTTTTCTTCTTACTCGGTAAGTTGGCTAAAACATGCCAAGGCTTACACCGAGATGATGGTAGAAAAGTTTGGCTTTAATCATCATAATCAAGTTATTGAAATTGCCAGTAACGACGGCTACCTACTGCAATATTTTCTAGAAAAGGGAATCCCTGTTTTAGGAATAGAACCAGCCGCAAATATAGCTAAAGTGGCTGAAGACAGAGGCATTCCTAGTATTAATAAGTTTTTTGGAGTTGAAACTGCCAAAGAATTATTGATACAAGGAAAACTGGCTGACCTTTTAATAGGTAATAATGTTTTAGCTCATGTACCAGATTTAAATGATTTCATTGCTGGAATGAAACTCATCCTCAAACCCAACGGTATTTTGACGATGGAGTTTCCTCACATTTTGCAACTTATTCAGCAAAATCAGTTTGATACTATTTATCACGAGCATTTTTCTTATTTTTCATTCCTGACTATCGAAAAAATCTTTGCAGCACACAACTTGCAACTTTTTGACGTAGAGGAATTATCAACTCATGGCGGTTCACTAAGAATCTATGCCAAACATGACTACGCTGTTCATCTTAGCATTAGTCAACGAGTTAGAGATTTGAAAGCTAAAGAAATTGCCGCAGGGCTGCATCGCATAGAGACTTACATTACATTTGGAGAAAAAGTCAAAGAAACAAAGCACAAGCTATTAAATTTTCTCTTGACAGCTAAAGCAGAAGGTAAGTCAATCGTTGGTTATGGCGCACCTGCTAAAGGCAATACATTGCTCAATTACTGTGGAATTGGTAAAGATTTTATCGATTATACAGTAGATTGCAATCCTTACAAGCAAGACTTATTTTTACCTGGAACTCATATTCCCATTTTTCATCCAGATAAAATCCGCGAAACTAAACCAGATTATCTTCTAATATTGCCTTGGAATCTCAAGGAAGAAATTATGGAACAAATGGCATTTATTGGCGAATGGGGTGGAGAGTTTGTAGTGCCAATTCCTGAAGTTAAAATTTACCCATCGCCTATTAGAGATAAGGTTTTAATAGTGTTGTAA
- a CDS encoding glycosyltransferase family 2 protein, which yields MNKLLTIAIPTFNRAHLLDKQLTWLAQAIKGFEDDCEILVSDNCSTDNTQEVIQKWQKILSNITFKSNKNLKNLGVVKNIMYCLNSTTTKYVWTIGDDDPIQDRAIAYVISKLKQYEDLSLLFLNFSGRNQITGEPVHPPTIVGNRWFDIESENGDGDGKAIFEHCFSKSVGAVIFLTATIYRTDLVKRALQDWPDAENNWISLAYLAGYCAANGRVIVTKETYLECVVGVSYWQKEPKSALLMQYKHIPEVILKLEKSGYSKQFCRRMLLQNGKEVNLKVFLGALRRWPMSAIKIVVPFLALVSLCAFDVMVSKELALAESSEIPTQEVRTYKP from the coding sequence ATGAATAAACTGCTGACTATTGCCATTCCTACATTTAATCGTGCCCACCTTCTAGATAAACAACTTACTTGGTTAGCTCAAGCTATTAAAGGTTTTGAAGACGACTGTGAAATTTTAGTTTCTGATAATTGTTCAACAGACAATACTCAGGAGGTGATCCAAAAATGGCAAAAAATACTTAGTAATATTACATTTAAATCGAATAAAAATTTAAAGAATTTAGGCGTAGTAAAAAATATTATGTATTGCCTAAATTCTACAACAACCAAATATGTTTGGACAATTGGTGATGATGACCCAATTCAAGATAGAGCCATTGCTTATGTTATTAGCAAGCTCAAGCAATATGAAGATTTATCATTATTGTTCCTCAACTTTTCTGGACGGAACCAAATTACTGGTGAACCAGTCCACCCACCAACAATTGTTGGTAATCGCTGGTTTGATATAGAGAGTGAAAATGGTGATGGTGATGGTAAAGCTATATTTGAACATTGTTTTTCAAAAAGTGTTGGCGCAGTGATTTTTCTGACTGCTACAATCTACCGGACTGACCTAGTAAAACGCGCTCTGCAAGATTGGCCTGATGCTGAGAATAACTGGATATCTTTAGCATATTTAGCCGGATATTGCGCTGCTAATGGTAGGGTAATTGTCACTAAAGAGACTTATTTGGAATGTGTTGTTGGTGTGAGTTATTGGCAGAAAGAACCAAAATCTGCACTGTTAATGCAATACAAACACATCCCCGAAGTGATTTTGAAATTAGAGAAAAGTGGATATTCTAAGCAGTTTTGTAGACGGATGCTTTTGCAGAACGGTAAAGAAGTCAACTTGAAAGTTTTCTTAGGTGCTTTAAGAAGATGGCCTATGTCCGCTATCAAAATAGTAGTTCCATTTTTGGCTTTAGTTAGTTTGTGTGCTTTTGACGTGATGGTTTCTAAAGAACTTGCTTTAGCAGAATCAAGTGAAATACCGACTCAAGAAGTGCGGACTTATAAGCCGTAA
- the rfbF gene encoding glucose-1-phosphate cytidylyltransferase: MKAVILAGGLGTRLSEETSIRPKPMVEIGGKPILWHIMKTYSAHGINDFIICCGYKGYIIKEYFANYFLHMSDVTFDMRFNQMNVHSGYAEPWRVTLVNTGDNTMTGGRLKRISEHLGNETFCFTYGDGVSNINITELVKFHKEQKTLGTLTAVQPAGRFGAISLGYEQTKITSFREKPEGDGAWINGGYFVLEPEVINLIADDSTVWEQEPLEKLADMEQLSAFKHDGFWQPMDTLRDKNYLEGLWTSTQAPWKVW; the protein is encoded by the coding sequence ATGAAAGCGGTGATTTTGGCTGGAGGACTTGGTACACGCCTCAGCGAAGAAACTAGTATCAGACCCAAGCCGATGGTTGAGATTGGTGGTAAGCCAATTCTCTGGCACATAATGAAAACTTACTCTGCTCACGGCATTAATGACTTCATTATTTGTTGCGGTTACAAAGGTTACATAATTAAGGAGTATTTTGCTAACTACTTCTTACACATGTCAGATGTTACCTTTGATATGCGATTTAACCAGATGAACGTGCATTCTGGTTATGCTGAACCCTGGCGTGTCACCTTAGTAAACACGGGTGATAATACAATGACAGGCGGACGCTTAAAGCGAATCAGTGAACATCTTGGTAATGAGACTTTTTGCTTTACTTATGGTGATGGTGTAAGTAATATTAATATCACCGAGCTAGTTAAATTTCATAAAGAACAAAAAACATTAGGAACACTCACAGCCGTTCAACCAGCCGGACGTTTTGGTGCTATTTCTTTAGGATATGAGCAAACTAAAATTACCAGCTTTCGGGAAAAACCCGAAGGTGATGGAGCTTGGATTAATGGCGGTTATTTTGTGTTAGAACCAGAAGTAATCAATTTGATTGCTGATGACTCTACCGTGTGGGAGCAAGAGCCATTAGAAAAGCTAGCTGATATGGAACAACTATCGGCTTTCAAACATGATGGTTTTTGGCAACCGATGGATACTTTACGCGATAAAAACTACCTAGAGGGGCTATGGACAAGTACTCAAGCTCCTTGGAAAGTTTGGTAA
- the lhgO gene encoding L-2-hydroxyglutarate oxidase → MYDFAIIGGGIVGLSTALALGKRYPNARILVLEKESQWAFHQTGNNSGVIHSGIYYKPGSFKAKFCRDGSRSMVEFCQEHGIEHEVCGKVIVATEEQELPRLENLYKRGLDNGIEVKRISPEEVREIEPHVKCVGGLRVFSTGIVNYKQVCLKYAELIKQQGGDLHLNTKVLKISPSGKNQVLQTNKGNFETRFVINCTGLHSDRTAKLGQVEPQAKIVPFRGEYYELTREKRYLVKTLIYPVPNPDFPFLGVHFTRMIDGSVHAGPNAVLSLKREGYKKTDFDLRDFLEVITYPGFWKLAAKHADEGIQEIIRSFSKAAFTRSLQKLIPEVQAEDLVPTHAGVRAQALMNDGKLVDDFLIVSGQNSIHVCNAPSPAATSSLEIGKALVAEIPQLSHLDIAVTA, encoded by the coding sequence ATGTATGATTTTGCAATTATAGGTGGGGGAATAGTTGGGCTTTCTACAGCGCTGGCTTTAGGAAAACGCTATCCCAATGCCCGTATTTTAGTCCTAGAAAAAGAGAGTCAATGGGCATTTCACCAAACCGGCAATAATAGTGGAGTGATTCATTCTGGTATTTACTACAAACCAGGAAGTTTCAAAGCTAAATTTTGCCGTGACGGTTCTCGCTCAATGGTAGAGTTTTGTCAAGAGCATGGAATTGAGCATGAAGTTTGTGGTAAGGTAATTGTTGCAACTGAAGAACAAGAACTACCACGCTTAGAAAATCTCTACAAACGCGGCTTAGATAATGGCATAGAAGTTAAGAGAATTAGCCCCGAAGAAGTTAGAGAAATTGAACCTCATGTAAAATGTGTAGGTGGACTTCGGGTATTCTCAACTGGTATTGTTAATTACAAGCAAGTTTGTTTGAAATATGCCGAGCTAATTAAACAGCAGGGCGGGGATTTACACCTCAATACAAAAGTTTTGAAAATCTCCCCAAGTGGTAAAAATCAGGTACTGCAAACAAACAAGGGTAACTTTGAAACCCGCTTTGTAATTAATTGTACTGGATTGCATAGCGATCGCACCGCCAAATTAGGTCAAGTTGAACCCCAAGCAAAAATTGTTCCATTCCGGGGAGAATATTACGAACTCACAAGAGAAAAACGCTATCTGGTTAAAACACTAATTTACCCAGTTCCCAATCCAGATTTTCCCTTCTTGGGTGTTCACTTTACCCGGATGATTGATGGTAGCGTCCATGCAGGGCCAAACGCGGTGCTGTCGCTCAAACGCGAAGGTTACAAAAAAACCGACTTTGACTTACGGGATTTTCTGGAAGTTATCACCTATCCTGGTTTCTGGAAATTGGCAGCAAAACATGCTGATGAAGGGATTCAAGAAATCATTCGTTCTTTTAGTAAAGCAGCCTTCACCAGAAGTTTGCAAAAACTAATTCCTGAAGTGCAAGCAGAAGATTTAGTTCCCACCCATGCAGGAGTCCGCGCTCAAGCCTTAATGAACGATGGCAAGCTTGTAGACGACTTTTTGATTGTTTCCGGTCAAAACTCCATTCATGTTTGCAATGCTCCTTCTCCTGCGGCGACATCTTCTCTAGAAATCGGTAAAGCGCTTGTGGCAGAAATTCCGCAACTCTCGCATCTAGATATTGCGGTAACTGCATAG